One Lentisphaerota bacterium DNA window includes the following coding sequences:
- a CDS encoding flavin reductase family protein: protein MEKPVLHDLNPGSLRIDPMALFDKQWLLLTSGDFAAGRFNTMTVSWGSLGTVWNKPFVQVFCRPQRHTYLFMKTFPTFTLSAFRPACRDALQLLGSKSGKDGNKIAESGLTPVAAKRVAAPTFAEAELVFECSTMHAQFLDPKGFQSPTIEANYPSRDYHCVFFGEILAVRGIASYAAE from the coding sequence ATGGAAAAGCCTGTGCTGCATGATTTGAATCCCGGCTCGTTGCGGATCGACCCGATGGCGCTTTTTGACAAGCAGTGGTTGCTGCTGACATCCGGTGATTTCGCCGCTGGGCGCTTCAATACCATGACCGTATCCTGGGGCAGTTTGGGCACGGTCTGGAACAAGCCCTTCGTGCAAGTCTTCTGCAGGCCGCAGCGTCACACGTACCTGTTCATGAAGACGTTCCCGACCTTCACGCTGAGCGCCTTCCGTCCGGCCTGCCGTGACGCGCTGCAACTCCTAGGCTCCAAGTCTGGAAAAGACGGCAACAAGATCGCGGAGTCGGGGCTGACTCCGGTGGCGGCCAAGCGGGTTGCGGCGCCAACGTTTGCCGAGGCGGAATTGGTTTTCGAATGCAGCACGATGCACGCGCAGTTTCTGGATCCGAAGGGCTTCCAATCCCCGACCATCGAGGCGAACTATCCATCGCGGGATTATCACTGCGTCTTCTTCGGTGAAATTCTGGCCGTGCGCGGCATCGCCTCTTATGCAGCAGAATGA
- a CDS encoding DUF3127 domain-containing protein: protein MSTSFELIGTVKVVMEPMTFASGFTKREFVITTEDERFPQMIKFQTVNERCALLAGLAPNDRVKVRFDIRGSLSTKNGERYFVDLQAFQIDKLDGKGQSVTHNETEPAPTEDEPMPF from the coding sequence ATGTCCACAAGTTTTGAGCTGATCGGCACGGTCAAGGTCGTGATGGAGCCGATGACCTTTGCCAGCGGTTTCACGAAGCGGGAGTTTGTCATCACGACCGAGGACGAGCGGTTCCCGCAGATGATCAAATTCCAGACCGTGAACGAGCGGTGCGCGCTGCTGGCGGGGCTCGCGCCGAACGACCGCGTCAAAGTGCGGTTTGACATCCGCGGCAGTCTGAGCACCAAGAACGGGGAGCGGTATTTTGTAGACCTTCAGGCGTTCCAGATCGACAAACTGGACGGGAAGGGCCAGTCGGTGACCCACAACGAAACCGAGCCCGCGCCAACCGAAGACGAGCCGATGCCTTTCTAA
- a CDS encoding N-acetylmuramoyl-L-alanine amidase gives MDSRWPSFRGGAVPSDPADATETRRWSRIRRRPCTRPEPTRSDAPAGPVRRAPLTSLRLARLASITAAALVACGFTFSNAYRSPRNSEREVRRSTTLIILHTTEAPAKSALNKLSERGEIHYVVDTDGMVYRVIDHRRIAFHCGRSMWNGRTQVDDFAVGIEVVGYHNKPMTAKQTITLAALIGEIQSIYKIPDERVLPHSMVAYGAPNRFHKRSHRGRKRCGMQFATWAVRQKLNLTAQPRFDPDVRARRLVNADPYLAQVLFGSAAQQDQALAKYTAEETTVIGPGRTAWDIARDAYNSTNTVYVFPDGSRRTGNGIRAWGAIPTGTRVLLNEACADAEPVESFKTIGTDGKTAADFAGEETRLDTTYYIYPAGGSFSGSELSAAAIAALPRGTRVLVGYKRIGPIRAGTRVYEICGAKWKAPDTYFLYSHGLLKPGSEMDESKIPVGLYLFYKN, from the coding sequence ATGGATAGCCGATGGCCGAGTTTCCGGGGGGGCGCCGTTCCATCGGACCCTGCAGACGCGACGGAGACCCGCCGCTGGTCGCGCATCCGCAGGCGCCCATGCACACGGCCGGAGCCGACGCGAAGCGATGCCCCGGCAGGGCCTGTGCGGCGGGCGCCCCTCACCTCGCTGCGCCTCGCGCGACTCGCCAGCATCACGGCAGCCGCACTCGTCGCCTGCGGATTCACATTCAGCAACGCCTATCGCAGCCCGCGCAACAGCGAACGCGAAGTGCGCAGGAGCACCACGCTGATCATCCTGCACACCACCGAGGCGCCGGCCAAGAGCGCCCTCAACAAGCTGAGCGAGCGCGGGGAGATCCACTATGTTGTGGACACCGACGGCATGGTCTACCGGGTCATTGACCATCGCCGCATCGCCTTTCACTGCGGCCGCAGCATGTGGAACGGCAGGACGCAGGTCGATGATTTCGCGGTCGGGATCGAAGTTGTCGGCTATCACAACAAGCCGATGACGGCGAAGCAAACGATCACGCTGGCGGCGCTGATCGGCGAGATCCAGAGCATCTACAAGATTCCAGACGAGCGGGTGCTGCCGCATTCGATGGTGGCGTATGGCGCGCCCAACCGCTTTCACAAGCGGAGTCACCGGGGCCGCAAACGGTGCGGCATGCAATTTGCAACCTGGGCGGTGCGTCAGAAGCTGAACCTCACGGCGCAACCGCGGTTCGACCCCGACGTCCGCGCGCGCCGGCTGGTGAATGCCGACCCCTATCTGGCGCAGGTGCTCTTCGGATCGGCCGCGCAGCAGGACCAGGCGCTGGCAAAATACACAGCGGAGGAAACCACCGTCATCGGCCCGGGACGCACGGCATGGGACATCGCCCGGGACGCCTACAACAGCACCAACACGGTCTACGTGTTTCCGGATGGTTCCAGGCGGACCGGCAATGGAATCCGTGCCTGGGGGGCGATTCCGACCGGAACCCGGGTCCTGTTGAACGAGGCGTGCGCCGACGCGGAGCCGGTGGAATCCTTCAAGACCATCGGCACCGACGGCAAGACCGCCGCCGATTTTGCGGGGGAGGAAACACGGCTCGACACGACCTATTATATCTACCCGGCGGGCGGCAGCTTCAGCGGCTCGGAACTCAGCGCGGCGGCGATCGCGGCGCTGCCGCGCGGCACCCGGGTGCTGGTCGGCTACAAGCGGATCGGCCCGATCCGCGCGGGAACCCGGGTCTACGAGATCTGCGGCGCCAAGTGGAAGGCACCCGACACCTATTTCCTCTATTCCCACGGCCTGCTCAAGCCGGGCAGTGAAATGGACGAGAGCAAGATCCCGGTGGGCCTGTATTTGTTCTACAAGAACTGA
- a CDS encoding ABC transporter ATP-binding protein — protein MTHPPRLRAMAAACGRALRLAWRSSPRLALLQTGLVTLLALLPLFALYALKRAVDAAAAIVQAPDQRGLGLQDFWARLADDPASRAVVIWFVAGAAVMAALAGLRTLLAWVAEQHAMAVSDHVHGLLHRKLSEVDLAFFENTGEQNRLHLVQEQAMTRPVGVLSGLYQLIQSAVGLLGVLALLAALQPLLALALALAGLPGLALRLHRSRRLYDWRRRLTPLEREAGYFHRLLTTGEYAKEARLHGHGDFCRRRFDAVRQRLRAARLVWRKQVLGEELAMQLLTLVVAASLLLWMSGRLLAGGITLGALVMYAQAVQRAQGLVGALVTALVDMHQSALFLTAFDELLGLPARVQAPPTPRPVPSPVRAGLVFENVSFAYPGTGRPALHGVSFTVHPGERLALAGANGAGKSTVVKLLARLYDPTDGRILVDGIDLRDFDPVAWRRQVGVLFQDFGRYQLTAAENIWIGDPSGFPEDPRVAAAASRVGLDDTVRQWPQALATPLGRWLHEGVEPSMGQWQRLAIARAVLRDSSLLIMDEPTSALDTRTQNDICRLLQDAAAGRMTVIVSHRPELLAFADRVIVLENGTVTERGWTAEGCS, from the coding sequence ATGACGCACCCCCCCCGTTTGCGCGCGATGGCCGCCGCCTGCGGACGCGCCCTGCGCCTGGCCTGGCGGAGTTCGCCCCGTCTGGCGCTCCTCCAGACGGGACTGGTCACCCTCCTCGCGCTCCTGCCTCTCTTCGCCTTGTATGCGCTCAAGCGGGCCGTGGATGCGGCGGCGGCGATTGTGCAGGCGCCGGATCAGCGCGGGCTGGGATTGCAGGATTTTTGGGCGCGTCTGGCCGACGATCCCGCCAGCCGCGCGGTGGTGATCTGGTTCGTGGCCGGGGCCGCCGTCATGGCGGCGCTCGCCGGTCTGCGGACGCTCCTTGCCTGGGTGGCCGAGCAGCACGCCATGGCCGTCAGCGACCATGTCCACGGCCTCCTGCATCGCAAGTTGTCCGAGGTGGATCTCGCCTTCTTCGAGAACACCGGCGAGCAAAATCGCCTCCATCTGGTGCAGGAACAGGCGATGACCCGCCCCGTCGGCGTTTTGAGCGGCCTGTACCAACTCATCCAGAGCGCCGTGGGGCTCCTCGGCGTGCTCGCCCTGCTCGCCGCCTTGCAGCCGCTGCTGGCCCTGGCCCTGGCGCTCGCCGGCCTGCCGGGCCTGGCGCTGCGGCTGCACCGGAGCCGCCGGCTGTATGACTGGCGCCGCAGGCTGACGCCGCTCGAGCGCGAGGCCGGCTATTTCCACCGGTTGCTCACCACCGGCGAATATGCCAAGGAGGCGCGTCTCCACGGCCACGGGGATTTCTGCCGCCGGCGTTTTGATGCCGTCCGCCAGCGCCTGCGGGCGGCGCGCCTGGTCTGGCGCAAGCAGGTGCTCGGTGAGGAGTTGGCGATGCAACTGCTCACGCTGGTGGTGGCCGCCAGCCTGCTCCTGTGGATGTCCGGACGGCTCCTGGCCGGCGGCATCACGCTGGGCGCCCTGGTGATGTATGCCCAGGCGGTGCAGCGCGCCCAGGGACTCGTCGGCGCGCTGGTGACAGCGCTGGTCGACATGCACCAATCCGCCCTGTTTCTGACGGCCTTTGATGAACTGCTGGGTCTGCCCGCGCGTGTGCAGGCGCCTCCGACGCCGCGCCCGGTCCCCTCGCCGGTTCGCGCGGGGCTGGTGTTTGAGAACGTCAGCTTCGCCTATCCCGGCACCGGCCGGCCCGCGCTGCACGGGGTCTCGTTTACGGTGCATCCCGGCGAGCGGCTCGCGCTGGCGGGCGCCAACGGCGCCGGCAAGTCCACCGTCGTGAAACTGCTGGCCCGGCTGTACGATCCCACCGACGGCCGCATTCTCGTGGACGGCATCGACCTGCGGGATTTCGATCCCGTGGCCTGGCGCCGGCAGGTGGGCGTGCTGTTCCAGGATTTCGGCCGGTATCAGCTCACCGCCGCCGAGAACATCTGGATCGGCGATCCGAGCGGTTTCCCCGAAGACCCCCGTGTTGCCGCCGCAGCCAGCCGGGTCGGGCTTGACGACACCGTGCGACAGTGGCCGCAGGCGCTCGCCACGCCGCTCGGCCGCTGGCTCCACGAGGGCGTCGAACCCAGCATGGGCCAGTGGCAGCGCCTGGCCATTGCCCGCGCCGTTCTGCGCGACTCCTCCCTGCTCATCATGGATGAACCCACCAGCGCGCTCGACACCCGGACCCAGAACGACATCTGCCGCCTGCTCCAGGACGCCGCCGCCGGCCGCATGACCGTGATCGTGAGCCACCGGCCCGAACTGCTGGCGTTTGCCGACCGCGTGATCGTGCTCGAAAACGGGACGGTGACGGAACGCGGCTGGACGGCTGAGGGCTGTTCATAG
- the prmC gene encoding peptide chain release factor N(5)-glutamine methyltransferase, whose protein sequence is MQQNEERPDAGGQPLVELIDAGSAYLARKGIPSPRVVCELLAGRLLGAPRLGLHDFLPLPVGTARTAALRRGLARVAAGEPVQYVLGEWDFRGLTLTVDRRALIPRPETEQLIDHVLATPALWRNERPRVVDVGTGSGCIALSLAQERPQARLVAIDSSADALELARENADRCGLAAWVDFREGSGCGAFRAGSIDAVVSNPPYIPSGVVPTLDRWICDHEPLAALDGGADGLTCIRAITRDAAMVLKPGGCLFYEIGDDQGPAVRDILESHGFGDVAICNDWSGRTRFATARLRGL, encoded by the coding sequence ATGCAGCAGAATGAAGAACGGCCGGATGCCGGCGGTCAGCCGCTGGTGGAGCTGATCGATGCGGGCAGCGCCTATCTGGCGCGCAAGGGCATCCCGTCACCCCGGGTGGTGTGCGAACTGCTTGCCGGGCGATTGCTGGGTGCGCCCCGGCTCGGGCTTCATGATTTTCTGCCGCTCCCGGTTGGCACCGCGCGCACCGCGGCTTTGCGCCGGGGGCTGGCACGGGTAGCGGCGGGCGAACCGGTCCAGTATGTGCTCGGCGAGTGGGATTTCCGCGGATTGACGCTCACGGTCGATCGCCGGGCGCTGATTCCCCGGCCTGAGACGGAACAGCTCATTGATCACGTCCTGGCCACACCTGCGCTCTGGCGCAACGAACGGCCGCGGGTGGTCGACGTGGGCACCGGCAGCGGCTGCATCGCGCTGAGTCTGGCTCAGGAGCGGCCTCAGGCGCGCCTCGTGGCGATTGACAGCAGCGCGGACGCGCTCGAACTGGCGCGCGAGAACGCCGACCGCTGCGGCCTCGCGGCATGGGTTGATTTTCGCGAGGGATCGGGATGCGGCGCCTTTCGGGCCGGCAGCATCGACGCCGTGGTGTCCAACCCCCCTTACATCCCCAGCGGCGTAGTGCCGACGCTTGATCGCTGGATTTGCGACCATGAGCCGCTCGCGGCGCTCGACGGTGGAGCGGACGGTCTGACCTGCATCCGCGCGATCACCCGGGATGCCGCCATGGTGCTCAAGCCGGGCGGGTGTCTTTTTTACGAGATCGGCGATGATCAGGGGCCCGCCGTGCGCGATATTCTTGAATCGCACGGGTTTGGCGATGTCGCGATTTGCAACGACTGGTCGGGACGGACGCGTTTTGCGACGGCCCGCCTGCGCGGACTGTGA
- a CDS encoding phosphopantothenoylcysteine decarboxylase: MRILITAGPTREHLDPVRFISNRSTGKMGFALAERAAARGHAVTLVAGPVACDTPAGVRRIDVVSACEMLDAVRRELAAAQALIMCAAVADWRPKRPSPVKLKKRDMAPVLELEPNPDILLTLRPNKGERLFVGFAAETGDPLAEAQRKLVAKGLDLLVANDVSRSDAGFAVDTNRVTLLAPGCDPECLPLLTKHAAADRILDRLERLHPLNPEP, from the coding sequence ATGCGCATTCTAATAACGGCGGGGCCGACCCGCGAGCATCTCGACCCGGTGCGCTTCATCAGCAACCGCTCCACCGGCAAGATGGGTTTCGCTCTCGCGGAACGCGCGGCCGCGCGGGGTCATGCGGTCACGCTGGTCGCGGGGCCGGTCGCCTGCGACACCCCAGCCGGCGTCCGCCGCATTGACGTGGTGAGCGCGTGCGAGATGCTCGATGCGGTCCGCCGCGAGCTGGCCGCCGCCCAGGCGCTGATCATGTGCGCGGCCGTGGCCGACTGGCGTCCGAAACGGCCCAGCCCCGTCAAACTGAAGAAGCGCGACATGGCGCCTGTCCTCGAACTCGAGCCCAATCCCGACATCCTGCTGACCCTGCGGCCGAACAAGGGCGAGCGTCTCTTCGTCGGCTTCGCCGCCGAAACCGGCGACCCGCTCGCCGAGGCGCAACGCAAACTCGTCGCAAAGGGGTTGGATCTGCTCGTCGCCAATGACGTCTCCCGGTCCGACGCGGGTTTTGCCGTTGACACCAACCGCGTCACGCTGCTGGCCCCCGGCTGTGATCCCGAGTGCCTGCCATTGCTGACCAAACACGCAGCCGCCGACCGCATCCTCGACCGCCTGGAGCGTCTACACCCCCTGAACCCTGAACCCTGA
- the ribF gene encoding riboflavin biosynthesis protein RibF: MHTLIQPDVFRGLAAPVVLAAGFFDGVHLGHRRVLDAAIVQARASGGQAWALTFDQHPLAVLDPQRRPPLLTPIEHRLGLLGAAGIDGCLMIPFTRELADCTPADFIAQITDGPCRPVSAVCCGASWRFGRHAAGTPDWLRAHGIAVTIVPAARHADQAVSSTRIREAIRSGDLAAAATMLGRPYAICETVRHGRGVARTLGMATANIQPEAEVLPPIGVYAVRSAIGDRPVEGVANLGFRPTFPEAQTPSPILEVHLFDFAGDLYSARIDIAFIARIRDECVFPSPAALAAQIRADCEAARTALRA; the protein is encoded by the coding sequence ATGCACACGCTGATCCAACCCGATGTTTTTCGCGGCCTTGCGGCCCCGGTCGTTCTTGCTGCGGGCTTCTTTGACGGTGTCCACCTCGGCCACCGCCGCGTGCTCGACGCCGCGATTGTGCAGGCCCGGGCCTCGGGCGGCCAGGCGTGGGCGCTGACCTTCGACCAGCACCCGCTCGCCGTGCTTGATCCGCAGCGGCGGCCGCCGCTGCTGACCCCGATCGAACACCGCCTCGGCCTGCTCGGGGCCGCCGGCATTGACGGCTGCCTGATGATCCCCTTCACGCGGGAACTCGCCGACTGCACGCCGGCCGACTTCATCGCGCAGATCACCGACGGCCCGTGCCGGCCCGTAAGCGCCGTCTGCTGCGGCGCCAGTTGGCGATTCGGCAGGCACGCCGCCGGCACACCCGACTGGCTGCGCGCGCACGGCATCGCTGTGACGATCGTCCCGGCCGCGCGCCACGCGGATCAGGCCGTCTCCAGCACCCGCATCCGAGAGGCGATTCGATCCGGCGACCTTGCGGCGGCCGCTACCATGCTGGGACGGCCCTACGCGATCTGTGAAACGGTGCGGCATGGCCGCGGCGTCGCCCGCACGCTTGGGATGGCGACCGCCAACATCCAGCCCGAAGCCGAAGTTCTCCCCCCCATCGGCGTCTACGCCGTCCGATCGGCGATCGGCGACCGTCCGGTTGAAGGCGTCGCCAACCTCGGGTTCCGTCCCACCTTCCCCGAAGCCCAGACCCCCAGCCCGATCCTCGAGGTCCACCTCTTCGACTTCGCCGGCGACCTCTACTCCGCCCGCATTGACATCGCCTTCATCGCGCGCATCCGCGATGAGTGCGTCTTCCCCTCCCCCGCCGCTCTCGCCGCGCAGATCCGCGCCGACTGCGAGGCCGCGCGCACCGCGCTCCGGGCGTGA
- a CDS encoding Gfo/Idh/MocA family oxidoreductase, whose translation MQTFRWGILAPGRIAGQFAEAVTALPDAAVAAVGSRDLGRAEAFAARHAIPRAYGSYAALVADPDLDAIYVASPHSYHRDHVLLALAAGKPVLCEKPLGATLEHAAAMIAAARRANLFLMEALWTRFLPALSAARGWMDAGRIGPLRRLDADFSFRCGWNPESRLLNPELAGGGLLDVGVYVLSLAQWAFGSLPDPAASSAAIGKTGVDEQAAIIFQWPDGAQAVLTCGVRTPGTAHARLAGTDGSIEIPSFFSAQEAILRAGGAEERVRTPHLKNGFEYEIAEAMACIRKGLLESPVLPWRDTLRLAEVSSGLIGQWGVRYPF comes from the coding sequence ATGCAGACCTTCCGTTGGGGAATCCTCGCACCCGGCCGCATCGCCGGACAATTTGCCGAAGCCGTGACCGCCCTTCCGGACGCGGCCGTGGCGGCGGTCGGCTCGCGCGACCTTGGCCGGGCCGAGGCATTCGCCGCCCGCCACGCCATTCCGCGTGCATACGGCAGTTACGCCGCGCTCGTGGCCGACCCGGATCTCGATGCCATCTACGTCGCCTCGCCGCACAGCTACCACCGGGATCATGTCCTGCTGGCCCTGGCGGCGGGCAAACCGGTGTTGTGCGAGAAGCCGCTGGGCGCGACGCTGGAGCATGCGGCCGCCATGATCGCCGCCGCGCGCCGCGCCAACCTGTTTCTCATGGAGGCGCTGTGGACGCGCTTTTTGCCCGCGCTGTCTGCGGCGCGCGGCTGGATGGATGCCGGTCGGATCGGCCCGCTGCGACGCCTCGATGCCGATTTCTCCTTTCGCTGCGGCTGGAACCCCGAGTCGCGCCTGCTGAATCCCGAGCTCGCGGGCGGTGGCCTGCTCGATGTCGGCGTCTATGTCCTGTCGCTCGCCCAGTGGGCCTTCGGCAGCCTGCCCGACCCGGCGGCCAGCTCCGCCGCGATCGGCAAGACCGGCGTGGACGAACAGGCGGCGATCATCTTCCAATGGCCGGACGGCGCCCAGGCGGTGCTCACCTGCGGCGTGCGGACCCCCGGCACCGCGCACGCGCGGCTGGCCGGTACCGACGGCAGCATCGAAATCCCATCCTTCTTCAGCGCCCAGGAGGCCATCCTCCGCGCGGGCGGCGCCGAGGAGCGGGTCCGGACGCCGCACCTCAAGAACGGCTTCGAGTACGAGATCGCGGAGGCGATGGCCTGCATCCGCAAGGGCCTTCTGGAAAGTCCCGTACTCCCGTGGCGCGACACCCTGCGCCTGGCCGAAGTGTCGTCAGGCCTCATCGGTCAGTGGGGCGTCCGCTATCCGTTCTGA